One Halomonas sp. M4R1S46 genomic window carries:
- a CDS encoding sensor domain-containing diguanylate cyclase, which yields MTSPPFASRPPGSLDEMSAEVLRRHCLRLEERLFWLETLIEGARAGTWQWNVQTGETCFNALWAEMIGYRLEELEPVSIDTWLSLVHPDDLARCEAALQAHFSGQAAFYACDARIRHRDGHWLWVRDYGRVVTRTPEGEPEWAGGIHIDISDHKATEARLEQALDDTRRLSERLRRMDVPCRLGGEEFAILLPETSLAGGLRLAEDIRRQVAALFFASARHERFHVSITGGVAVMLASDASGEEAIQRADAALYRGKHRGRNRVVAEATAATDPRE from the coding sequence ATGACGTCTCCCCCTTTCGCGTCGCGACCGCCTGGCTCCCTGGACGAGATGTCCGCCGAGGTCCTGCGTCGTCACTGTCTCCGGCTCGAGGAGCGGCTCTTCTGGCTCGAGACCCTCATCGAGGGGGCCCGGGCCGGCACCTGGCAATGGAACGTCCAGACCGGCGAGACGTGCTTCAACGCGCTCTGGGCCGAGATGATCGGCTACCGGCTCGAGGAACTCGAGCCGGTGTCCATCGACACCTGGTTGAGCCTGGTCCATCCGGACGACCTGGCGCGTTGCGAGGCGGCCCTTCAGGCCCACTTCAGCGGCCAGGCGGCCTTCTACGCCTGCGATGCCCGGATACGGCACCGTGACGGCCACTGGCTCTGGGTCCGCGACTATGGCCGGGTGGTCACCCGTACCCCGGAAGGGGAGCCCGAATGGGCGGGCGGGATCCATATCGACATCTCCGACCACAAGGCCACCGAGGCGCGCCTCGAGCAGGCCCTGGACGATACCCGGCGGCTCAGCGAGCGGCTGCGGCGCATGGACGTGCCCTGCCGGCTGGGCGGCGAGGAATTCGCTATCCTGCTACCCGAGACGTCGCTGGCGGGCGGGCTGCGTCTGGCCGAGGACATCCGCCGGCAGGTGGCGGCCCTGTTCTTCGCCTCGGCCCGGCACGAGCGCTTCCACGTCTCGATCACCGGCGGGGTGGCGGTAATGCTCGCCAGCGATGCATCCGGCGAGGAGGCCATCCAGCGTGCCGATGCGGCCCTGTATCGTGGCAAGCATCGCGGTCGCAACCGGGTCGTGGCCGAGGCGACGGCCGCCACGGATCCACGCGAATGA
- a CDS encoding MgtC/SapB family protein, with protein sequence MDEVTQEFIVGNEMAIRLAVALLLGALIGIERGWVAREQKSGERIAGVRTHALVGLLGGIAALLADAVTEWAFPLLFLAVAGSALAAYRARMPLSQDYSITGLVGLLLTFCFGAIAVAVDLALATTCAVITAVILDNKREIHGLLNQLQAHEMDAGLKLLLISVVMLPLLPDRAMGPGAALNPYEIWWMVVLVAAISFVGYFAIRLGGPERGILFTSLFAGLSSSTALTLHFARLSRQHQEFSPLLAAGILIACGTMFPRILLYCLVINPALLAPLALPVTAMAMLLYVAALLIWRSHRQAAKVDRPELNQNPLELRIALLFGVLLAVIMLLGHWLQDWLGDAGVYLLAATSGMADVGAVTLSLARLSHGTIAPDTVVLGIVIAAAVNNVIKAGMAATVGSRGLGRRVAVPMAGSLLVGLGLAWGL encoded by the coding sequence ATGGACGAGGTCACCCAGGAGTTCATCGTCGGCAACGAGATGGCCATCCGGCTGGCCGTGGCCCTGTTGCTGGGCGCGCTGATCGGCATCGAGCGAGGCTGGGTGGCCCGGGAGCAGAAGTCGGGCGAACGCATCGCCGGGGTGCGAACCCATGCACTGGTGGGCCTGCTCGGCGGTATCGCCGCGCTGCTCGCCGACGCCGTGACCGAATGGGCCTTCCCCCTGCTGTTCCTCGCCGTGGCCGGCTCCGCCCTGGCGGCCTACCGAGCCCGCATGCCCCTGAGCCAGGACTACAGCATCACCGGCCTGGTGGGGTTGCTGCTGACCTTCTGTTTCGGCGCCATCGCGGTGGCCGTGGACCTGGCCCTGGCCACCACCTGCGCCGTGATCACCGCGGTCATCCTCGACAACAAGCGCGAGATCCACGGCCTGCTGAACCAGTTGCAGGCCCATGAGATGGACGCCGGCCTCAAGCTGCTGCTGATCTCGGTGGTCATGCTGCCGCTGCTGCCCGACCGCGCCATGGGGCCCGGAGCCGCCCTCAACCCGTACGAGATCTGGTGGATGGTAGTGCTGGTCGCGGCCATCTCCTTCGTCGGCTACTTCGCCATCCGTCTCGGCGGGCCGGAAAGGGGCATCCTCTTCACCAGCCTGTTCGCCGGGCTGAGCTCCTCCACCGCCCTGACCCTGCACTTCGCCCGGCTGTCGCGGCAACACCAGGAGTTCTCGCCACTGCTGGCGGCCGGCATCCTGATCGCCTGCGGCACCATGTTCCCGCGCATCCTGCTCTACTGCCTGGTGATCAACCCGGCCCTGCTCGCACCGCTGGCGCTGCCGGTGACGGCGATGGCCATGCTGCTCTATGTGGCCGCGCTGCTCATCTGGCGCTCGCACCGCCAGGCGGCCAAGGTCGACCGGCCGGAACTGAACCAGAATCCCCTGGAACTGCGCATCGCCCTGCTGTTCGGTGTGCTGCTGGCGGTGATCATGCTGCTCGGCCATTGGCTCCAGGACTGGCTGGGCGATGCCGGGGTCTACCTCCTGGCCGCCACCTCCGGCATGGCCGATGTCGGTGCCGTGACCCTGTCGCTGGCCCGACTGTCCCACGGCACCATCGCCCCGGACACGGTCGTCCTCGGCATCGTCATCGCCGCGGCGGTCAACAATGTCATCAAGGCCGGCATGGCCGCCACCGTCGGCAGCCGGGGGCTGGGGCGACGGGTCGCCGTGCCCATGGCCGGCTCGCTGCTGGTCGGGCTGGGCCTGGCCTGGGGGTTGTGA
- a CDS encoding TIGR01458 family HAD-type hydrolase, with protein sequence MLKAVLLDISGVLHEDGVALPGAVAAVARLQAAGLVLRFVTNTSRKTGDTVHADLRGMGFDVDREQVFTAPAAVRHYLVRHGLRPYLLIHEGLEPEFADLAGDDPDAVVLGDAESRLDYRHLDEAFQCLQRGAPLLTVGTNRYFRQQGSLHLDVGPFVRALEYAADTRATVLGKPAGGFFRAVLADAGVAPEEAMMVGDDVDCDVAAAREVGLRACLVRSGKYRPGDEARAPGAECEDGLAALVTRLLARDA encoded by the coding sequence ATGCTCAAGGCGGTATTGCTCGATATCAGCGGTGTGCTCCATGAGGACGGCGTAGCGTTGCCCGGTGCCGTGGCGGCGGTGGCCCGCCTGCAGGCGGCGGGGCTGGTGCTGCGTTTCGTCACCAACACCTCGCGCAAGACCGGGGACACGGTGCATGCCGACCTTCGCGGGATGGGCTTCGACGTGGACCGCGAGCAGGTCTTCACCGCCCCGGCCGCGGTTCGCCACTACCTGGTGCGGCATGGACTGCGCCCCTACCTGCTGATCCACGAGGGGCTCGAGCCGGAGTTCGCGGACCTCGCCGGCGATGACCCGGATGCGGTGGTGCTCGGCGACGCCGAGTCACGCCTGGACTATCGGCACCTGGACGAGGCCTTCCAGTGCCTGCAGCGCGGGGCACCGCTGCTCACCGTGGGCACCAATCGCTACTTCCGCCAGCAGGGCAGCCTGCACCTGGACGTGGGCCCCTTCGTGCGTGCCCTGGAGTATGCGGCCGACACCCGGGCCACGGTGCTCGGCAAGCCCGCCGGGGGGTTCTTCCGAGCCGTGCTGGCCGACGCGGGCGTGGCGCCGGAGGAGGCCATGATGGTCGGCGACGATGTCGACTGCGATGTCGCCGCCGCCCGGGAGGTCGGCCTGCGGGCCTGCCTGGTGCGCTCCGGCAAGTATCGGCCCGGCGACGAGGCACGGGCGCCGGGGGCGGAGTGCGAGGACGGCCTGGCGGCGCTGGTGACGCGCCTGCTGGCGCGCGATGCCTGA
- a CDS encoding GNAT family N-acetyltransferase, protein MPIRHARLADVEALGELLDAYRVFYGRASDPDAARHFLARRLGLGDARLLVHDDEGALQGFVQLYPLFSTVRLAPLWQLNDLFVAPHARRRGVGRALLQAVRDLALAEGVRHLKLSTGIDNRTAQSLYESQGWQRDRAFHHYALSLD, encoded by the coding sequence ATGCCCATCCGCCACGCCCGGCTCGCCGATGTCGAGGCCCTTGGCGAGCTACTCGATGCCTATCGGGTCTTCTACGGCCGGGCCAGCGACCCGGACGCCGCCCGCCACTTCCTCGCCAGGCGACTGGGGCTGGGCGACGCCCGCCTGCTGGTGCACGACGACGAGGGAGCCCTGCAGGGCTTCGTCCAGCTCTACCCGCTGTTCAGCACCGTGCGTCTGGCGCCGCTATGGCAACTCAACGACCTCTTCGTGGCGCCCCATGCCCGTCGCCGGGGCGTCGGCCGCGCCCTGTTGCAGGCCGTCCGCGACCTGGCCCTGGCCGAAGGCGTCCGGCACCTGAAGCTGTCCACCGGCATCGACAACCGGACCGCCCAATCCCTCTACGAATCGCAAGGCTGGCAGCGCGATCGAGCGTTCCATCACTACGCCCTGAGCCTCGACTGA
- a CDS encoding PLP-dependent aminotransferase family protein produces the protein MEPVVAVHADWVGEALGIELTQASSLPLARRLYRALRAWVQSGRLASGCRLPSSRRLARDLGVGRNSVLDAIDQLVAEGFLETRPGAGTFVADLPFGRAETPSGEAPGDAPPTAALSPRGERLLRFCAPSGGHHGAFPPGVPALDRFPRELWQRLLERHQRRAPEAWLDYRTQGGVTALREVLCDYLRLSRSVRCRPEQVLVVQGAQQGFELIARMLGDPGDVVWMEEPGYGGAQACFDASGLRMVPVPVDGEGLDPGRVSPGHGGPRLIYVTPSHQYPSGVTMSLSRRLALLEAAETHGAWIVEDDYDSEFRYGQRPIAALQGLTESARVIYVGTLSKVLYPGLRLGYLVLPEALVEPFRRANARLHREGQYTVQAALGEFIAAGHFSRHVRRMRDCYRARQALLRRALAPAVARGLVLSEGQAGMHLVAWLDDLALEATLVARGAANGVTLSPLSGYYLEAPGRPGLVLGYAGARDDEILRAGRWLAEEWLSLVEGEEASPAAPP, from the coding sequence ATGGAACCGGTTGTCGCCGTGCATGCCGACTGGGTCGGCGAGGCCCTGGGTATCGAACTGACTCAAGCCTCTTCGCTGCCGCTGGCGCGTCGCCTGTATCGGGCGCTGCGGGCCTGGGTCCAGTCGGGGCGCCTGGCCAGCGGCTGCCGGCTGCCGTCGTCGCGCCGCCTGGCCCGGGATCTGGGGGTAGGGCGCAACAGCGTGCTGGACGCCATCGATCAGCTGGTCGCCGAGGGCTTCCTGGAGACCCGCCCCGGCGCCGGCACCTTCGTCGCCGACCTGCCGTTCGGCCGCGCCGAGACGCCGTCGGGGGAGGCGCCGGGCGATGCCCCGCCGACGGCGGCGCTGTCGCCGCGCGGCGAGCGCCTGCTGAGGTTCTGTGCCCCGTCGGGCGGCCATCATGGCGCCTTCCCGCCGGGGGTGCCGGCCCTCGACCGTTTTCCCCGCGAGCTCTGGCAGCGACTGCTCGAGCGTCACCAGCGGCGCGCCCCCGAGGCGTGGCTGGACTATCGCACCCAGGGCGGCGTGACGGCGCTGCGCGAGGTGCTGTGCGACTACCTGCGGCTGTCGCGCTCGGTGCGCTGTCGCCCGGAGCAGGTGCTGGTGGTGCAGGGGGCCCAGCAGGGCTTCGAGCTGATCGCGCGGATGCTGGGCGACCCGGGCGACGTGGTGTGGATGGAGGAGCCCGGCTACGGCGGCGCCCAGGCCTGCTTCGATGCCTCCGGCCTCCGGATGGTGCCGGTCCCGGTGGATGGCGAGGGCCTGGATCCCGGACGCGTGTCCCCCGGCCATGGCGGCCCGCGCCTGATCTACGTGACGCCCTCCCATCAGTATCCCAGCGGTGTGACCATGAGCCTTTCGCGGCGCCTGGCGCTGCTCGAGGCGGCCGAGACGCACGGCGCCTGGATCGTGGAGGACGACTACGACAGCGAATTCCGCTATGGCCAGCGCCCCATCGCCGCCCTCCAGGGGCTCACCGAGTCGGCTCGGGTGATCTATGTCGGCACCCTCAGCAAGGTGCTCTATCCGGGGCTGCGGCTCGGCTACCTGGTGTTGCCCGAGGCCCTGGTGGAGCCCTTCCGGCGCGCCAATGCCCGCCTGCATCGCGAGGGGCAATATACGGTGCAGGCGGCGTTGGGGGAGTTCATCGCCGCCGGGCACTTCTCGCGGCATGTGCGCCGCATGCGCGACTGTTATCGGGCGCGTCAGGCGCTGCTGCGTCGGGCGCTGGCGCCGGCCGTGGCGAGGGGGCTCGTGCTGTCGGAGGGGCAGGCCGGCATGCACCTGGTGGCCTGGCTCGACGACCTCGCCCTCGAGGCGACCCTGGTCGCCCGCGGCGCGGCCAACGGCGTCACCCTGTCGCCGCTATCGGGCTACTACCTGGAGGCGCCGGGGCGTCCGGGGCTGGTGCTGGGCTATGCCGGCGCCCGCGACGACGAGATCCTCCGAGCCGGGCGCTGGCTGGCGGAAGAGTGGCTGTCGCTGGTCGAGGGGGAAGAGGCGTCACCCGCAGCGCCGCCGTGA
- a CDS encoding protein-L-isoaspartate(D-aspartate) O-methyltransferase, with protein MMPRCLGGAVRLAALSLCLLTSPTVGQEAEVLLEATPAEGAVRRPAFVPDLFIEPREAMVQDHIAGRGLDDPAVLAAMRRVPRHRFAPEVPPRRAYRDEPHPIGHGQTISQPYIVALMTARLGLEPDDRVLEVGTGSGYQAAVLAEIVREVVTLEIIPALATQAAERLAALGYSNITVLQGDGYYGDPSRAPFDAIIVTAAARHVPPPLVAQLRPGGRMVIPVGQMLWVQNLLLLEKDAAGEIGTRNLASVRFVPLTGGH; from the coding sequence ATGATGCCCCGATGCCTCGGCGGCGCCGTGCGGCTCGCGGCGCTGTCCCTTTGCCTGCTAACCTCCCCGACCGTCGGCCAGGAGGCCGAGGTCCTGCTCGAGGCCACGCCGGCGGAGGGGGCGGTGAGGCGCCCGGCCTTCGTCCCCGATCTCTTCATCGAGCCGCGCGAGGCGATGGTGCAGGACCATATCGCCGGCCGTGGGCTGGACGACCCCGCGGTGCTCGCCGCCATGCGCCGGGTGCCGCGCCACCGCTTCGCGCCGGAGGTGCCGCCGCGGCGGGCCTATCGCGACGAACCACACCCCATCGGCCATGGCCAGACCATCTCCCAGCCCTACATCGTGGCCCTGATGACCGCCCGCTTGGGGCTGGAGCCCGACGATCGTGTCCTGGAGGTGGGCACCGGCTCCGGTTACCAGGCGGCCGTCCTCGCCGAGATCGTCCGCGAGGTCGTGACCCTCGAGATCATCCCCGCGCTGGCGACCCAGGCCGCCGAGCGCCTGGCGGCGCTGGGCTACAGCAACATCACCGTGCTTCAGGGGGATGGCTACTACGGCGATCCGTCCCGGGCGCCCTTCGACGCCATCATCGTCACCGCCGCCGCGCGGCATGTGCCGCCGCCGCTGGTGGCCCAGTTGCGCCCCGGCGGTCGCATGGTGATCCCCGTGGGCCAGATGCTCTGGGTGCAGAACCTGCTGCTGCTGGAGAAGGATGCCGCCGGCGAGATCGGCACCCGCAACCTGGCCTCGGTGCGGTTCGTGCCGCTCACCGGCGGTCATTGA
- a CDS encoding FMN-binding negative transcriptional regulator, producing MYRPRDTRMSLAKAQALIDAHGFAMLVDGNLQASHLPLVLERDEGELGTLYGHFARANPHWRELEGRRVLAVFQGPHAYISPRWYAARPAVPTWNYAAVHAGGTFERLDDDATQAAFDTLVAKYEPDLLDDAEVLSDAYRRRLLAGVVGFRIRLDALQGKAKLGWNRSREDQAGVLAGLGDSADPLARQLGAYTAAYGREGDEHDR from the coding sequence ATGTACCGACCCCGTGATACCCGCATGTCCCTGGCGAAGGCCCAGGCGCTGATCGATGCCCATGGCTTCGCGATGCTCGTGGACGGCAATCTGCAGGCTAGCCACCTGCCCCTGGTGCTGGAGCGCGACGAAGGCGAACTGGGCACCCTCTACGGCCATTTCGCCCGCGCCAACCCCCATTGGCGCGAGCTGGAGGGCCGGCGGGTGCTGGCCGTCTTCCAGGGCCCGCATGCCTACATTTCCCCCCGCTGGTACGCCGCCAGGCCGGCGGTACCGACCTGGAACTACGCGGCCGTGCACGCCGGCGGCACCTTCGAGCGACTCGACGATGACGCCACCCAGGCGGCCTTCGATACCCTGGTGGCCAAGTACGAGCCCGATCTGCTCGACGACGCGGAGGTCCTGAGCGATGCCTATCGTCGACGGCTGCTCGCGGGAGTCGTCGGCTTCCGGATCCGCCTGGACGCTCTCCAGGGCAAGGCCAAGCTGGGATGGAACCGCTCGCGGGAGGACCAGGCCGGCGTCCTGGCCGGGCTGGGCGACAGCGCCGATCCACTGGCCCGGCAACTGGGGGCCTATACCGCGGCCTATGGCAGGGAGGGCGACGAGCATGACCGCTAG
- a CDS encoding SPW repeat protein produces the protein MNTLELKSHWREWLMLLFGVWLVVSPFVLGFTAVAEGMAMWSAVILGLIVAGFAVAEIMKPREWEEWVSVVLGAALIVAPFALGFADAPLALWNSLIMGVLVGGDAIWSLVDMKHHGGHAA, from the coding sequence ATGAATACGCTGGAACTGAAGTCCCACTGGCGTGAATGGCTGATGCTGCTGTTCGGCGTCTGGTTGGTGGTATCGCCCTTCGTGCTCGGCTTCACCGCGGTCGCCGAGGGCATGGCCATGTGGAGCGCGGTCATCCTGGGCCTGATCGTGGCCGGGTTCGCCGTCGCCGAGATCATGAAACCCCGGGAGTGGGAAGAATGGGTCAGCGTGGTGCTCGGGGCGGCCCTGATCGTCGCGCCCTTCGCGCTGGGCTTCGCCGATGCGCCCCTGGCGCTGTGGAACAGCCTGATCATGGGCGTGCTGGTGGGGGGCGACGCCATCTGGAGCCTCGTCGACATGAAGCACCACGGCGGTCACGCCGCCTGA